One Nicotiana sylvestris chromosome 12, ASM39365v2, whole genome shotgun sequence genomic window carries:
- the LOC104244193 gene encoding uncharacterized protein — MVKERSMACRYFNKFTDAEGVKKARCKFCSEEYVADTKHSGTSNLLLHIHKCLTNPYKAKGSQKTLGFQPHGLTGDVLVIPWKFDQEACRRDLAHMIIKDELPLFLLKKMDLETL; from the coding sequence atggttaAAGAAAGATCAATGGCTTGTCGCTACTTCAACAAGTTCACTGATGCCGAGGGTGTGAAAAAAGCGAGATGCAAGTTTTGTTCAGAAGAATATGTAGCTGATACCAAGCACAGCGGCACAAGCAATTTGTTATTGCATATTCACAAATGTCTGACCAATCCCTACAAGGCAAAAGGTAGCCAGAAAACATTAGGTTTTCAACCGCATGGTCTAACAGGTGATGTTTTAGTTAtcccttggaaatttgatcaagagGCATGTAGGAGGGATTTAGCTCATATGATCATTAAAGATGAACTTCCTTTATTTTTGCTGAAAAAGATGGATTTAGAGACTTTGTGA